Proteins co-encoded in one Stomoxys calcitrans chromosome 5, idStoCalc2.1, whole genome shotgun sequence genomic window:
- the LOC131997740 gene encoding putative nuclease HARBI1, which produces MPAGMFLALLASRKEAFYLERVKRRKLRDAFDPTDIPDSCFIALYRLNREAFSDVLREVGPYIKKGSIPVKLQLAATLRHLAVGSFQGVIANDLNIGIARTTMCKLLWQVIKVLEDKLCPKWINLEMSENEMQSSKMHFYEKFGLPGVIGCVDGTHIRIIKPPLDASLYYNRKGYFSINAMIICDYQMRIRAIEAGRPGSSHDSFIWNLSEAKIFFTSQRRNGMRNSWLLGDSGYPLESFLMTPFKDPQPGTHQHRFNIAHTSARNIVERTIGNLKSRFRCLQNSAIQYVPQKVVKLVNVCCALHNICKHYNLRYEDILVDNEPPDQEDDIYSEENDDLPNSAESRTIRDNIALSLS; this is translated from the exons atgcCTGCAGGCATGTTTTTGGCTTTGTTAGCTTCTAGAAAAGAAGCATTTTATTTGGAACGTGTTAAACGTCGTAAGTTAAGGGATGCTTTTGATCCTACCGATATCCCAGATAGTTG CTTCATTGCTCTGTATAGACTAAACAGGGAAGCATTTTCAGATGTTTTGAGAGAAGTTGGTccatatataaaaaaaggaaGCATTCCAGTTAAGCTTCAATTGGCGGCTACCCTAAGACATCTTGCAGTGGGCAGTTTTCAGGGAGTCATTGCAAACGACTTGAACATCGGTATTGCACGTACAACAATGTGCAAACTATTGTGGCAAGTTATAAAAGTGCTTGAAGACAAATTATgtccaaaatggataaatcTCGAAATGTCCGAAAATGAAATGCAATCGTCAAAGATGCACTTTTACGAAAAGTTCGGATTGCCTGGGGTGATAGGTTGCGTTGATGGCACACACATTAGGATAATTAAACCACCCTTGGATGCATCTCTCTACTACAACAGGAAGGGATATTTTAGCATTAATGCAATGATT attTGTGACTACCAAATGAGAATTCGTGCTATAGAGGCTGGTAGGCCAGGATCTTCTCATGATTCATTTATTTGGAATTTAAgtgaagccaaaattttcttcACATCCCAAAGAAGGAATGGAATGCGAAACAGTTGGCTTCTAGGGGATAGTGGTTACCCACTTGAATCATTTCTCATGACTCCATTCAAAGATCCTCAACCTGGAACTCACCAGCACCGTTTTAATATTGCGCATACCTCAGCTAGGAATATAGTTGAAAGAACTATCGGCAATCTCAAGAGCAGATTTAGATGCTTACAAAACAGTGCGATTCAATATGTTCCGCAGAAGGTAGTTAAACTTGTCAACGTTTGTTGCGCATTGCACAACATTTGCAAGCACTACAATTTACGATATGAAGATATTCTTGTTGATAACGAACCCCCAGACCAAGAAGATGATATATATTCTGAGGAGAACGATGACTTGCCAAATAGCGCCGAAAGCCGAACAATTAGAGATAACATTGCATTATCACTCTCATAA